GATGAGGAGATGAATGCCCAGCCCGGCGCGGCGGGTGAGAAGACCGGCATGAAGCCGAGCAAAGGCACCCGAGGCACGGTCGGCACCACGGGCAGCGCCGCGCACAAGGGGACCGCCGACGATCCCACGGCGGGCGGCGCCGCCCCATCCAAGCGTTACTAATCCCGCCGGGTGACACTGAAAACTCCGGTCGCGTTGCGGCCGGAGTTTTTTCACCTGTGCTTGCTAATCGTCGAAGCGGCCGCCTCGGCCGGCCTTGACGTCGCTGCGGCGCTTCTTGCCGTCGAGCCGGCGCTGCTTGGAGGCGAAGGTCGGCCGCGTCGCACGGCGCGGCGTCGGGCGCACCATGGCCTCCTTGAGGATCTCGACGAGGCGGTCGATGGCGTCCTGGCGGTTGCGCTCCTGGGTGCGGAAACGCTGCGCGTGGATCACGATCACGCCGTCCTTGGTCATGCGCTGGCCGGCGATGCGGGTGAGCCGGATGGCTGCGTCCTCCGGGATCGCCAGCTTGCTTGTGTCAAAACGCAACTGGGCCGAGGTCGCGACCTTGTTGACGTTCTGACCGCCCGGGCCGGAGGCGCGGACAAAGCCGATCTCGATGTCGTCCTCGTCGATGACGAGATCGCGGGATATCCGCAGCATGATGGCACCATTCGTGATGCCCGGACATATCGCGGACGTCCACGTTCGGCAATGGCGCTCATGCAAACGCAAATGGCCGGGACGAGCCCGG
This is a stretch of genomic DNA from Bradyrhizobium sp. CB2312. It encodes these proteins:
- the arfB gene encoding alternative ribosome rescue aminoacyl-tRNA hydrolase ArfB; this translates as MLRISRDLVIDEDDIEIGFVRASGPGGQNVNKVATSAQLRFDTSKLAIPEDAAIRLTRIAGQRMTKDGVIVIHAQRFRTQERNRQDAIDRLVEILKEAMVRPTPRRATRPTFASKQRRLDGKKRRSDVKAGRGGRFDD